From the genome of Vicia villosa cultivar HV-30 ecotype Madison, WI linkage group LG2, Vvil1.0, whole genome shotgun sequence, one region includes:
- the LOC131652220 gene encoding proteasome subunit alpha type-4, whose protein sequence is MSRRYDSRTTIFSPEGRLYQVEYAMEAIGNAGTAIGILSKDGVVLVGEKKVTSKLLQTSTSTEKMYKIDDHVACAVAGIMSDANILINTARIQAQRYSFAYQEPMPVEQLVQSLCDTKQGYTQFGGLRPFGVSFLFAGWDKNFGFQLYMSDPSGNYGGWKAGAIGANNQAAQSILKQDYKDDITREEAVQLALKVLSKTMDTTSLTSDKLELAEVFLAPSGKVKYQVCSPENLTKLLVKSGVTQPATETA, encoded by the coding sequence ATGTCTCGAAGATATGATAGTCGTACAACAATCTTCTCTCCTGAAGGGCGTCTTTACCAAGTGGAATATGCAATGGAGGCTATTGGAAATGCTGGTACTGCCATTGGAATCTTGTCAAAAGATGGGGTTGTTCTGGTTGGCGAAAAGAAGGTGACATCTAAGCTTCTGCAAACCTCAACTTCAACTGAAAAAATGTACAAGATTGATGATCATGTTGCATGTGCTGTTGCTGGGATTATGTCTGATGCAAACATCCTAATCAATACTGCTAGGATCCAAGCACAGCGTTACTCATTTGCGTACCAAGAGCCAATGCCGGTTGAACAGCTGGTTCAATCTCTTTGTGATACCAAGCAAGGTTACACTCAATTTGGGGGTCTCCGTCCATTTGGAGTCTCTTTCCTGTTTGCAGGATGGGACAAAAACTTCGGCTTTCAACTTTACATGAGTGATCCAAGTGGAAATTATGGCGGTTGGAAAGCCGGGGCTATTGGTGCCAACAACCAGGCAGCACAATCAATTCTAAAACAGGACTACAAGGATGATATCACAAGGGAAGAAGCAGTTCAACTTGCACTGAAAGTGCTGAGCAAAACAATGGACACCACTAGTCTTACCTCAGATAAGCTTGAACTTGCAGAGGTTTTTCTTGCACCTTCTGGAAAAGTGAAGTATCAAGTTTGCTCCCCAGAGAACTTGACTAAGCTGTTGGTGAAGTCTGGGGTGACCCAACCAGCAACAGAAACTGCTTAA
- the LOC131652221 gene encoding UPF0481 protein At3g47200-like yields the protein MVAVFNKELLSWYLITLKLREALEAGIPPSSSRSIELPQQQQQQQQKLEQQPAESLQVLHTNQDGENLKEEASTPESEWVISIKEKLEEANQDDVVSSWTKLSIYKIPHYLRDSSGDDKAYAPQIVSIGPYHHGKKRLRQMERHKWRSINHVLKRTEHDIRIYLDAMKEMEERARSCYEGMVGFSSNEFVEMLVLDGCFVLELFRGATEGFKELGYSRNDPVFAMRGSMHSIQRDMIMLENQLPLFILDLLLGIQLGKPDLKGLVANLALRFFDPLMPTDEPLTKSDINKLESTFRKSTTRDTFDPLSDQGGLHCLDVFRRSLLRTGPQPATRIWIKRRSNANRVADKRRQQLIHCVTELKEAGIKFKKRKTDRFWDIKFKDGILRIPRLLIHDGTKSLFLNLIAFEQCHLDCSNDITSYVIFMDNLINSPEDVGYLHYQGIIEHWLGSDAEVADLFNRLCQEVVFDINNSYLSPLSESVNRYYNHRWNTWCASLRHNYFNNPWAIISFVAAVVLLLLTFAQTYYSVYGYYRPAQ from the coding sequence atggtaGCTGTTTTCAACAAAGAGCTATTGAGTTGGTACCTTATCACCCTTAAACTCAGAGAAGCTTTAGAAGCAGGGATTCCACCGTCGTCATCTCGATCGATCGAGTTACCTCAgcagcagcagcagcagcagCAAAAGCTTGAGCAACAACCTGCAGAATCATTGCAGGTTCTTCATACCAACCAAGATGGTGAAAATTTGAAAGAGGAAGCAAGCACGCCGGAATCTGAATGGGTGATCTCCATCAAGGAAAAGCTAGAGGAGGCGAATCAAGACGATGTAGTGAGTTCGTGGACCAAGCTATCAATCTATAAAATCCCTCATTATCTTAGAGATAGTAGTGGCGACGATAAAGCTTATGCACCTCAGATTGTGTCTATAGGACCTTACCATCATGGCAAGAAACGTCTTCGGCAAATGGAACGTCATAAATGGCGTTCCATTAATCATGTCCTTAAGAGGACGGAACATGACATTAGGATTTATCTCGATGCAATGAAAGAGATGGAAGAAAGAGCGAGATCGTGTTACGAAGGAATGGTGGGGTTTAGCAGCAATGAGTTTGTGGAAATGTTGGTTCTTGATGGTTGTTTCGTGCTAGAGCTATTTAGAGGAGCTACAGAAGGGTTCAAGGAACTTGGTTATTCGAGAAACGATCCTGTTTTTGCGATGCGTGGATCGATGCATTCAATTCAACGAGATATGATCATGCTAGAAAATCAGCTTCCTCTTTTCATATTGGATTTGCTTCTGGGAATTCAGCTTGGTAAACCAGATTTGAAAGGACTAGTTGCGAATCTAGCACTCAGATTCTTTGACCCTTTAATGCCAACAGATGAGCCGTTAACAAAAAGTGATATAAATAAACTCGAATCAACATTTAGAAAAAGCACTACCAGGGACACCTTTGATCCTTTATCCGATCAAGGCGGCCTTCACTGTCTCGACGTATTCAGGAGAAGCTTATTGCGCACGGGACCTCAACCGGCAACTAGAATATGGATCAAACGCAGGTCGAACGCTAATAGAGTTGCAGACAAACGGCGCCAACAACTGATACATTGTGTCACCGAGCTAAAAGAGGCTGGAATCAAGTTCAAAAAACGGAAAACCGATCGCTTCTGGGATATTAAATTCAAAGACGGAATTCTGCGAATTCCGAGACTCTTGATCCATGATGGTACAAAATCTTTGTTTCTAAACCTCATTGCATTTGAGCAGTGTCATCTTGATTGCAGCAATGACATAACATCGTATGTTATCTTCATGGACAACTTGATTAACTCTCCGGAAGATGTCGGGTACCTTCATTACCAAGGGATAATCGAACACTGGCTCGGCAGTGATGCCGAAGTCGCGGACCTTTTCAACCGGTTATGCCAAGAGGTTGTGTTTGACATCAATAACAGTTACCTCTCTCCATTATCAGAGTCTGTGAATAGATACTATAATCATAGATGGAATACTTGGTGTGCAAGCTTGAGGCACAATTACTTCAATAATCCTTGGGCCATTATCTCTTTTGTGGCTGCTGTAGTTTTGTTGCTACTGACATTTGCACAAACCTATTACAGTGTTTATGGATATTATAGACCAGCACAGTAG
- the LOC131652222 gene encoding protein RER1A-like isoform X1, producing MEAPPAVAGGNPAPDDVSQAETAILRLKLAVWQQFQHVLDKTTPHVLRRWIGFSVLAFLYVVRVYFLQGFYVVSYALGIYILNLLIGFLSPQEDPALAADGPTLPTRASDEFRPFVRRLPEFKFWYSITKAFCLAFVMTFFSAFDIPVFWPILLFYWVILFTLTMRKQISHMIKYRYVPFTFGKQHYQGKKPSAEESTSLPVD from the exons ATGGAGGCACCACCAGCAGTAGCCGGCGGAAACCCCGCCCCCGACGACGTTTCCCAGGCGGAAACAGCGATATTACGATTGAAATTGGCGGTTTGGCAGCAATTTCAACACGTGCTCGACAAAACCACCCCGCACGTGCTACGGCGTTGGATAGGGTTTTCGGTTCTGGCTTTCCTCTACGTCGTCCGCGTCTACTTCTTGCAAGGCTTCTACGTCGTTTCATACGCTCTTGGCATTTATATCCTCAATCTCCTCATCGGTTTTCTCTCTCCTCAGGAAGATCCCGCCCTCGCCGCCGATGGTCCTACTCTTCCGACCAGAGCTTCCGATGAGTTCCGGCCGTTTGTTCGCCGACTCCCTGAATTCAAGTTCTG GTACTCAATCACGAAGGCATTTTGCCTTGCATTTGTGATGACTTTCTTTAGTGCGTTTGATATTCCAGTCTTCTGGCCAATACTCCTCTTCTACTGGGTGATCCTGTTCACGCTTACTATGAGGAAACAAATATCACATATGATCAAATACAGATATGTACCATTCACATTTGGGAAACAG CACTATCAGGGAAAGAAACCATCGGCAGAAGAAAGCACAAGTCTTCCCGTGGACTGA
- the LOC131652222 gene encoding protein RER1A-like isoform X2: MEAPPAVAGGNPAPDDVSQAETAILRLKLAVWQQFQHVLDKTTPHVLRRWIGFSVLAFLYVVRVYFLQGFYVVSYALGIYILNLLIGFLSPQEDPALAADGPTLPTRASDEFRPFVRRLPEFKFWYSITKAFCLAFVMTFFSAFDIPVFWPILLFYWVILFTLTMRKQISHMIKYRYVPFTFGKQGKKPSAEESTSLPVD; encoded by the exons ATGGAGGCACCACCAGCAGTAGCCGGCGGAAACCCCGCCCCCGACGACGTTTCCCAGGCGGAAACAGCGATATTACGATTGAAATTGGCGGTTTGGCAGCAATTTCAACACGTGCTCGACAAAACCACCCCGCACGTGCTACGGCGTTGGATAGGGTTTTCGGTTCTGGCTTTCCTCTACGTCGTCCGCGTCTACTTCTTGCAAGGCTTCTACGTCGTTTCATACGCTCTTGGCATTTATATCCTCAATCTCCTCATCGGTTTTCTCTCTCCTCAGGAAGATCCCGCCCTCGCCGCCGATGGTCCTACTCTTCCGACCAGAGCTTCCGATGAGTTCCGGCCGTTTGTTCGCCGACTCCCTGAATTCAAGTTCTG GTACTCAATCACGAAGGCATTTTGCCTTGCATTTGTGATGACTTTCTTTAGTGCGTTTGATATTCCAGTCTTCTGGCCAATACTCCTCTTCTACTGGGTGATCCTGTTCACGCTTACTATGAGGAAACAAATATCACATATGATCAAATACAGATATGTACCATTCACATTTGGGAAACAG GGAAAGAAACCATCGGCAGAAGAAAGCACAAGTCTTCCCGTGGACTGA
- the LOC131652223 gene encoding uncharacterized protein LOC131652223 → MGRMVTRSQRLKLLNHDSHSNDNSNTSSKRCKVISDSNNSNTSSKRCEVISKVLLPQDLMLHILTFVHVKCLINSARYVCKSWATTIRTSQFALACLSHSKPGIYVDDRDSRSKSYFLDIKSYVNGQFEFERTSNFRTPSRTGTVIASCNGILLLFRQRNRPTRTQIFLFNPVIKCCLRTPPLPLQLDKTPPPHFPGLHDRLQLVCQFTLVYVPHTAKFKLFFADSVEVVSGAFYYVFYVLTIGIDDSWRVIDRKEAPIQLRGIWKPLYDGSNYLYWTNIHRGIIVVDVEKEITVGNFSLPPVLIRPSLTFLYAANQLSFLWMGNLLSCVVRKHVDDGEAYHIYILDFDSGKWSLYHEMEPFDFVTTSGRKLCIVSLLFRFWIHDQVIFRVTTLHFNNENLPEGRCTVHFSYSVKTRKLTKIEAIAMANNEVWLHTNSLIALPSRSTPT, encoded by the coding sequence ATGGGAAGAATGGTAACTAGAAGCCAGCGACTTAAATTATTAAATCATGATTCACACTCCAACGACAACTCAAATACTAGTAGTAAGAGATGTAAAGTCATTTCAGACTCCAACAACTCAAATACTAGTAGTAAGAGATGTGAAGTGATTTCAAAGGTGCTGCTCCCTCAAGACTTGATGCTTCATATACTTACTTTTGTTCATGTCAAATGTCTTATTAACTCTGCAAGGTATGTTTGCAAATCCTGGGCCACTACTATTCGAACCTCCCAATTTGCTCTAGCATGCCTATCACATTCTAAACCCGGTATTTATGTTGATGATCGTGACTCTAGAAGTAAATCTTATTTCTTGGATATCAAAAGTTATGTGAATGgtcagtttgaatttgaaaggactAGTAATTTCAGAACACCTTCAAGAACAGGAACTGTTATTGCCAGCTGTAATGGCATATTGCTGCTGTTTCGTCAGCGCAACCGCCCTACACGGACACAGATTTTTCTTTTCAATCCTGTCATCAAGTGTTGCCTTAGAACTCCTCCTTTACCCCTGCAACTTGACAAAACTCCTCCTCCTCATTTTCCCGGTTTACATGATCGACTACAACTTGTGTGTCAGTTTACTCTAGTGTATGTTCCTCACACTGCTAAATTCAAGCTGTTCTTCGCAGACAGCGTAGAGGTTGTTTCAGGTGctttttattatgttttctatgtgCTAACAATTGGAATAGATGACTCGTGGAGAGTGATAGATAGAAAAGAAGCTCCCATTCAACTGCGTGGTATTTGGAAACCACTTTATGATGGAAGCAATTATCTTTACTGGACAAATATACATCGGGGAATAATTGTTGTGGATGTTGAGAAAGAGATTACTGTTGGAAATTTTTCACTTCCCCCTGTGCTAATACGTCCTAGTCTCACATTCTTATATGCGGCAAATCAGCTTTCATTCCTATGGATGGGAAATCTGCTTTCTTGTGTTGTGCGTAAACATGTTGATGACGGCGAAGCATATCATATCTACATTTTGGATTTTGATTCCGGAAAATGGTCTCTTTATCATGAGATGGAACCTTTTGATTTTGTGACTACTTCCGGCCGTAAGCTTTGTATTGTAAGTCTTTTATTTCGTTTCTGGATCCACGATCAAGTCATCTTTAGAGTAACTACACTGCATTTTAACAATGAAAACTTGCCTGAAGGAAGGTGCACCGTGCATTTTAGTTACAGTGTCAAGACTAGAAAACTCACAAAGATTGAGGCCATTGCCATGGCCAATAATGAGGTATGGCTTCACACCAACAGTCTAATTGCATTGCCGAGTAGGAGTACTCCAACATAG